The genomic DNA CGGAGGAGTAGACTGTGCTCATCATGAAGCCGGACATGACGTCAGCAGCAGTGAAGGGAAAGCCCATCAGGAGGCCGGACAGGACACCAGGAGTGACAAAGAAGGAGCCCATCAGGAAGTTTGGCAAGTGATGCAAGAGGAGTGGGGAACCTCGAGAAGACTTGCAGTGAAGAAGACCCTTTGGAGGCCGTGGAGCCAGCAGGGTATGCAGCTGTCTCCTTTGACAACTGGTGCTGGCGCTGCTCAGCAGGGCATGCAGCCTTCTCCTCTGATCACAGGGCCTCTTGCAGCTCCAGCTCAGGCTCAAGATACTCCGGGTACACAGGATACTCAGGGTTCTCAGGTTGCACATGGGGCTGGGGCTGGGTCCATTCCTTCACCCGTTATGAAGGAACAACGGGTTCCTTGTTCCATCacaatgtgtttctgtttcttttcctgACCCTGGGAACAGAAACGAGCTGGACCctgaccactctcaccctggaaGCAAGGATGGGTGCAGGGGAAGCCCCTGACTGTGCAACAGTGTCTTAGGAGGCCAACTCACAGCTACACAGTTTTCAGTCTCAAAATTAGCTGGCCAGGAAACAACCACAGTCTCTGGAGgaaccagctcagcaacacaaCTGTCTCTGATTTCTCAGGCTGGCAACACATAACACAGTCTCTGAAGGAGCTGGATGAgtgcaaaatataaagttttTGAGACACAAAGTATGAAGACTTTTTCACTCACCTTTCAGGTAGGTTCCAGAGACCTAGCGTCGGTGGCATGAGGCAGAGGAACATGCTCCAGATGTAGGCAGAAAAGCAGTCTCTGAAAGTGGCAAGGTGTGCCGACAGGCGATGGGaactcctcttcttcctcaaaGAGGGAGCAGAGGGTGCAGTGGTGGCAAGCTCCTCTTTTTCAGCCCACGAGCCTGTATTTGCTTCCTCAACTTAGTTTACGAACTTTCCAGAACAGAAGTCTTGGAAAACTGGGGAAATAGTGGGTTCTTCTTTATTAAAGCATCTATGGCATTCAGCCCAACTGATATGGACTCTTTATTGAGGTACTTGAAGTTGCAGTCAAGGATCTTGCACACTCTACCCAGTTGCTTAATGTACTCCAGCAAAATTAAGTCCACTGGGTCCATGATGGTCGCGTGCTTCTGTCAATAAAGTGTGGCAGGCAAGATGtcgacccaaatgcaggacttggAAAACTGACAAACtttaaacagctttaatgctgagctCTTTCACAAcatacaaaaatacacagagttaacaaacaggagaaaCTAGGAATCTCCAGGAAACACAGAACTAGGAAACACACAACCATTATGGAGCATGCAACAAAGGACAATGGAAACAGGAGGGAGGCAGGAATAACAGGGATTCAAGGATTAATACAAACAGACAGAGACCTAGAACAGAAGTACATGAAAGCTAAAAAcctgagaatataaatataaagaaacaaaccaggaaatgTAGcaacaagaaaatacaaaacccaGAACAGAATAGAGAACCTAGACATCCCAATTGTTAGTCTTTTTTCATATCAACTTTGATTCCAGACTTTTATTACTTGAGCCAAAGTGAGTGTCTCAGGGGAAATTATATTCAGCATCCGTTATTTCAgtgttgctttttatttatttattttaaatggttGTCACTAAGTGGAAACACTTTAGAAAGCTGACGCTTTTCTGGGTTTCTCCTCAGACCTTGGACATTATTTAAGTTTCTCCAGTCTGACTGTAtccttctttcttttgcttTAGCGGGCTTCTTTCTTGCTACATTGCCACCACTCTCTCCACCACCCCTCCAGGTAAACTTATAGTTGGCAGTGCACACGAGTCATGAATTTACAGTGattttgcatgaaaattttttttttgttttttgttttttgcacaggATAAGAGCATTTCAACACACATTAATAAATTAGGGTATATGATGCTAAGCTCAGCAGGAAATCTACAAAAGAatagctgaaaaaaagaaaagaatcaaggtgttgcagtgaCCCAAAGTCCAGACTTTAGCTTGATcaaaatgctgtggcaggatcTTGAGAGAGCTGTGCTTAAACAAATGCATTAGCAaaagaactgaagcaacactgtaaagaagagtgggccaaaattcttccatgacaatgtgagagactgataaagtgacacagaaaacaactgcttcaaattattgctgctaaaggtggttctacaagctactgaataaTGGGGTGtacttattattataattaaattGATATATTGATTTTAGCCATAAAATGACAGAAGGATATTACAGTAAGAACTGAACAATGACGTAGCTATATGGTGCTGTTATGTACTGGATTGTAACTAATGTTCACAATATGGtcatttttatatgttaatTTGTGTGCCCACGTCAGTTATCTATAACTGAGAAGACCAcagagcaacagcagcagcatgatgCTACATCGGTGTTGTTGAAGTGGAAACTGTTGAAGGGAGGATagtaaaaaaccaaaaaaattgagTGATCCAACCTCTAACTAGACATTTAGAGTCAGCTAGTGTAAAGTGGCTATTCAAGAACTAAAAGAATAATATCACTTTAAATCCCAAAACTTTGTATTTGGGATGGTTAATAATGTTTTTTGAATGCACGCAAGTATCAGGGCAAATAATCCTAATTAGAGTCTGTAATCAGGACTGTAAGTTTAAGATAAgcttaaaaggaaagaaagcatGACCCTTACATTTCTGACTCCACACATGAAGCAAAAGAGATACTtcaaaatatttagttttttttattttaatcccaGAGTTTGTTGTGGAGTGACGGACAATCAGCACATTTCCATGATGCGTCTGATGGAGCTGATTCTCATTATGTTGCTCACTCCCATGTCTCGGAGGTTCCTGTACTCTCCTGGCCTCACATACATCATGCGCCCTCTAAAGTTGGTCTGCTCGAACATCAGCCAATGACCGTCCAGCACATTGCAGGACTGGCAGTCAGACATATAAAAGCGATCCTGGAGAGACTCACAGTCATCCATCAGCTCATGCACCTGGCCTCCGAAGTTCTCTCTTTCATAGATCCTCATCCTGAACTGTCCTCTGTGCtgatggagggggaaaaaagatagCAGTCAATTTCTACACATCTTTCTTATCATGAAACATGAGAAATGCAGCCTCTCACAGGCAGTTTAGCTGCAATGTaacaactctctctctctttggagAGAGAGACCATGCACAGACCATGCACAACCACCAAAATGTCTTACCATGGGGATCATGCGACAGGAGCGAATGGTATCCATCATCGTCGTGCCCATCATACCCCCCATGCCCCCCATGCGCTGGAAATCAGAGTACTCGCCTCTCCTCAAGAAAAACTGATTACCCATGAAGTTGGGGCGGTCGTACACCATGAAGCACCCGCTGTCCACTCTGCAGGAGTTGCAGCGGTTCAGGTGCATGTGAATGTCAGAGCAGTCACTGTTGCACTCATAGGAGCGACCCTGGAAGTTCCTCTCCTCAAAGAAAATTATCTGcagaaaataaacaggaaagagtCGTAAGCTGACAGCACCACGGAGCAGTCTTTGACAATTTAATATTTGGATGGACTTgctttgcattttgcatttctAACCCTCTTGGGGTCTTTGCACAAGTCTTAATCAATGTTCAACTTGTTCTATgtcataagattttttttttaacaccataCAAGCAAATGAGAAATATTACCCTGCCCATGGTGACGGTTtagttttttccaaatgatgcCAACCCGCGccacttttatatacagtatcagCCCGAGACCACCTTCCAGACCTTTGTGTGAAACATCCTGACTCATCATGAGGTTCACGTGGCCCAGCATTCACATTTCACAGTACACCTCAATAGAGTTTGTTTAATACTGTTATTGTTACCACAACATTCAATCTGATCTAAAGATCTGATGTTCATACTACATAGATTTTTACAGAAGAGATATGAATGAAATAGGTGAAGTTGCTGGAAGCGTGCATAAATCCCAACATTCAATCACAATACCTATTGCAGAATCGGACGTACAGTCTGCCACCCTATAGTGCTGCTGTGCCACAATATAGAGTGATGAGTCAAAGGTTTCAGCACAAGCTGTGCAATGTATAAAAAGGGAAAAGGGTCGATGTTGATGAGATGTATCTGAGATTAGCTCACAAATACCATGACCATGGGGAGGGTAAGTGAAACTTAGCCAATAACATTAGgaagttttaaaatgaaacctCACAAATTCTTAATAACAGTAATCAAAATAGCTATTTACAGTCTGCTTATTTAAGTACAcatcacctgttttttttttttcttgttttgttctttttgcagATCATATTCTATGAAGACCGGAACTTCCAGGGTCGCTCCTATGAAACTAGCAGTGACTGCCCAGAGCTCACGTCCTACCTGAGCAGGTGTAACTCCTGCAGGGTGGagagcggcctcttcatggtctATGAGAAGCCCAACTTCATGGGCCATCAGATGCTGGCAAGGAGGGGCGAATATCCAGACAACCAGCGCCTGATGGGAACGAGCATGAGCGACTGCATAAGATCCTGTCGCATGATCCCCATGGTAGGTGGATGACATTCAGCTGCTGCATTAAGGCGCAGCCACAACAGAAatgacgagagagagagacctttcTTCGCATAGGAGAAGGCCAGTGAGAACgccagctaaaaaaaaacaaccatgtGCTCAACGTGTGTCTGAGCTGCCCTCCTGCAAGCTAAATGGAAGAATATGTGAAATTAACTGTTCCTAGCCTTCTGCATGTATATCATTCTAAATTCAGTCTTCACTCGCTAAAATTCATCCGTATCTCCCAGCCTTCTTCAACAAACCTAACCTGCCCAGGTGCAATCCCATGACCTAAATACTAAACTTCAGCTGCATGCTAACTTCTCTGCAGGTTACATTTACTGAGGTAGACTCAAAAAGCACTGAGTTTAGAATAAAAATTTCAGACCCCATCGATGCAGCAAAATGTAGGTGTCATAAATAGTTTTTGTGCTTGGCTAtgcttttaaaaagcacattttcaggAATTCAAAACTCGAGAGGATGGAAACATTAAAACCGAGCTTTAAGCAGTTTCCATTTGCACAAATTTTagattgtaaaatattttaatattgtctCTTTACGTTGTAGCTGTTCTGTTATTGCTGTATTTTAGATGGTCAAGCTCAGCCATTCTCAGCTATAGCTATATTTTGTAGACTGGCAGCTTGGGCTTGAATTTTTTACTTTCAGTTCAGAAGTCCATCATCATTTTACTTCTCTTTCCACAGTACCGGGGACCCTTCCGAATGAGGATCTACGAGAGGGAAAACTTCGGAGGTCAGATGAATGAGCTGAGTGACGACTGTGACAACATGATGGATCGTTTTCACATGTCTGACTGCCAGTCCTGCAACGTGATGGACGGCCACTGGCTGATGTTCGAGCAGCCCAGCTTCAGGGGCAGGATGCTGTACCTCAGGCCAGGAGAGTACAGGAATCTCAGAGAGACAGGGAGCAACATAACGAATTTCAGCTCCATCAGGCGCATTATGGACTCCTGTTAATTCACGCTCCGAATGTACTgtgcagaaaaataaagcaaGCTGAAATCCCATGTTTCTGACACATGCCTGTTATTCGAGTGTAAATCCTGATTAGTCAGTGTTTAATTTTAACTAAATCTATGTTAGAAGGAAATGTTTATGGTGCATTTAATGGACCCTCAAAAATTTGGTATTTGGGAGAGGATTTGCGATTAGGAAATAAAGCCCACAGGAGAAACAATAAGCAATCTTGAAGGCTGATAGCGTCAAATCACGCAGTTTTATTTTAGCAGTGGAATCTCAGAACTCAAACGGGTTCCCCTAAGGACAAATAGATGCTCATAAGACACCTGTTTGTGTCTGAAAGTGAAAGGCTGTAGGGTGAAGGGAAACTGTAACTTGTAATGAGCCAAATGTGCTGAATGCCACAAAGAAGAGTGAAAACTTTCCAAGCTTATACCAAGGCTGAGAaccaaagaagaaggaaaaaaaaaacaatccaagGAGATAAAATACAAAGCACTCACTGGGTGGGGTTAACCATTcaggaaaagaaataaaatcaacatCAGTTGTTTGAGTGTTCAGGTATTCACCTTGTTTTATATCTGTCTGATCCCTTAAGTTTGGGTCTTTAAAACTGAAGCATTTATAGTAGATACAATATGAGGAAGTTCACTGATGGATTATGCAAGTGACACATCCAAGCTACTGGCTACGGCAACTTGTGGAGTGCAGAGTAATGAACGTCCCCGTGTGCTTTAACTCCTTCTTGTGTACCATCTTGaatctttttttcagtttgacaGTATAGCAAGTGCTCAGTTACCTGTGTATGTTGATGTTTGAGTGCTTTAAAGCTGTTGTGTGGTCTGAAGGTTCATAAAAGACTTGACTCGACTGAACAATTATGATCGTGCCTAAACAGACAAGAGCATGCAGCTCCTTATGATCTCTACATTTCTTGAGCTGACCTCCatccaaaaaatgtaaatgaacaacaaaaaacaaattaagacaaattaaaaaattgtACTGGCTGAAAAATACAATGTGATGCCCATTTCTGACCATCACACTGTTCAGTAAGTCATGGACATCACTCCAGTACTGCATTTGGTAtacaaactgaagaaaatggTCAATCTCTTTAATGAAGACTGGACAGTAAAATTTGATACTCCGTGGATTCCCTTAATGTAAACACATTAAACTGCACAAAACAGACCATGATGTTTTATGATTCTAACACTAGTCCAAAAGACAGTTACAGATGTATCTGCATGGACAGATAAAGATAAAAAGAtcctttattgatcccagaagGGAAATTATTATGTTACAGCAGCGAGAAAATAGAACAatctacaataaataaacaaagtcaGAGTAGAAGAGCCAcagcaataaaatatataaatgtaggtAAAGAAGAGTAAAAGTAAGACCGACATTGCACATTAATAATTTGCATTCAGATTCCTActgcacatatatacatatactcaAACCAGAATATTCTGCCTGAGGCAGAGTTTTAGCCTTCTGTTGGATCAGAAATAGAAAATAAGAGccctaaaattttattttagttagaTAATCATTTAGGTTATTTGCAATAATACCTCAATTTTTAATAATACTTTCCGTTAAAAAAGGGGGATTATTATTGCTAGATAATTTCTGTCCCTCACTGTCTGACACTGATCCTCTGCCTTCACTGTTCCAGCATGTGTTTGATACAGAGCCATCATCAGGCCAGAACAAAGGCAAATCAAACAGCTCCAAGCTATTTTGCTGATATGTAAATCTACCTCATTTGGGTATCAAAGACTTGCCACACTCTGCACATTTTGTTTATCGATAAATACTTTGATGGGGCTGCAGCAAAGAATGAGGTCTACAGTGCATCCAAATGGGGAaggtgagattaaaaaaaaaataataacttgtTAGAATCAGTGGGTTTATAAAGACTCCTGCTCGTTTCAAATTTATTAAATGCTTACATTTTTCCACAGATCACATTTTTTGAAGAGAAGAAATTCCAGGGCCGCTGCTACAACTGCAGCAGCGACTGTGCCGACCTGCACACGTACTTCAGCCGCTGCAATTCCATCCGAGTGGAGAGCGGTGTGTGGGTCATCTATGAGAAACCCAACTATAAGGGCTTCCAGTACATCCTCAGCCCGGGGGAGTATGCCGACAACCAGCAGTGGATGGCCTTCAACGACCACGTCAAATCCTGCCGTACTGTCAAGAATGTAAGTTCCCTTTTTTTCAGGTTCCTTCAGCTACGAAATACAACAGAGGTTTCACATAGACTGCTTCTGGAAATGTGTTTTGGTAGTCCCTGCAGGACAGCATTGCAAAAGGGCACCGGTCCAGGCTGGGTGCTCACTGTTAAGCCAGCAGACTGAACAAGCAGACAATAGGAAGCACATTTGGCAGCAACTTTTAGCTTTTTCTAAAAAGATAGCCAAGAAATGCAAATTCTCTAAATCATTCCAAAAAAGCACACATATTTAATAGGCCTTGGGCAAAAATTGTCAGAAAGCACTACAGTTTCTGTCAGTTCTGTAGAGCAGTTTAGCCTCTTTAAGCTAActgttttgagttt from Archocentrus centrarchus isolate MPI-CPG fArcCen1 chromosome 2, fArcCen1, whole genome shotgun sequence includes the following:
- the LOC115793170 gene encoding gamma-crystallin M3-like isoform X1, which gives rise to MNEIGEIIFYEDRNFQGRSYETSSDCPELTSYLSRCNSCRVESGLFMVYEKPNFMGHQMLARRGEYPDNQRLMGTSMSDCIRSCRMIPMYRGPFRMRIYERENFGGQMNELSDDCDNMMDRFHMSDCQSCNVMDGHWLMFEQPSFRGRMLYLRPGEYRNLRETGSNITNFSSIRRIMDSC
- the LOC115793170 gene encoding gamma-crystallin M3-like isoform X2 — translated: MTMGRIIFYEDRNFQGRSYETSSDCPELTSYLSRCNSCRVESGLFMVYEKPNFMGHQMLARRGEYPDNQRLMGTSMSDCIRSCRMIPMYRGPFRMRIYERENFGGQMNELSDDCDNMMDRFHMSDCQSCNVMDGHWLMFEQPSFRGRMLYLRPGEYRNLRETGSNITNFSSIRRIMDSC
- the LOC115793187 gene encoding gamma-crystallin M3-like isoform X2; protein product: MGRIIFFEERNFQGRSYECNSDCSDIHMHLNRCNSCRVDSGCFMVYDRPNFMGNQFFLRRGEYSDFQRMGGMGGMMGTTMMDTIRSCRMIPMHRGQFRMRIYERENFGGQVHELMDDCESLQDRFYMSDCQSCNVLDGHWLMFEQTNFRGRMMYVRPGEYRNLRDMGVSNIMRISSIRRIMEMC
- the LOC115793187 gene encoding gamma-crystallin M3-like isoform X1, translated to MMNKIIFFEERNFQGRSYECNSDCSDIHMHLNRCNSCRVDSGCFMVYDRPNFMGNQFFLRRGEYSDFQRMGGMGGMMGTTMMDTIRSCRMIPMHRGQFRMRIYERENFGGQVHELMDDCESLQDRFYMSDCQSCNVLDGHWLMFEQTNFRGRMMYVRPGEYRNLRDMGVSNIMRISSIRRIMEMC